From one Pempheris klunzingeri isolate RE-2024b chromosome 9, fPemKlu1.hap1, whole genome shotgun sequence genomic stretch:
- the LOC139207657 gene encoding protocadherin beta-15-like: MGHKAFPSLGLATFLGVFLVALQTVCGDVSYSFAEEMKRGSVVGNIAKDLGLEAGKLTARKARIDADGNSKRYCDINLSTGDIFVVDRIDREGLCGKKASCVLKQELVLENPLELHRISVHVQDINDNSPQFKKNTIKFEIRESASKGSRYRLDEAHDADIGQNAIQGYSIEANENFKLNVISKSGGGKYSELVLEKELDREQQQQLTIVLVATDGGSPQRSGTVVIHVTVLDANDNTPVFSQAVYKASLPENSPLDTVVVTVSATDADEGVNGDVTYEFDHISDESNNVFTVDHTTGEVKVSGSIDYEELSAYEMQITAKDGPGLVSSCTLIIDITDVNDNAPLTFIKSLTNPIPENTPPGTEVGIINVQDRDSESNRQVRCSIQQNVPFKLVPSIKNYYSLVTTGQLDRELVSDYNITISATDEGSPPLSSSKSVQLSVADINDNPPVFEEQSYSAYVSENNKAGSTLCSVAARDPDWRQNGTVIYSLLAGEVQGAPVSSYVSVNGDTGVIHAVRSFDYEQLRSFKVQVMARDNGSPPLSSNVTVSVFISDVNDNSPQILYPTPEGNSFMTELVPKAAHGGSLVSKVIAVDADSGQNAWLSYHIVKSTDPGLFTIGVHSGEIRTQRDISESDSMKQNLIVAVKDNGQPSLSATCSMYLLISDNLAEVPELKDISYDEKNSKLTSYLIIALVSVSTFFLTFIIIILGVRFCRRRKPRLLFDGAVAIPSAYLPPNYADVDGTGTLRSAYNYDAYLTTGSRTSDFKFVSSYNDNTLPADQTLRKSPTDFLEAFDDPDNSSQVRIPESGVQYPTYFGVQREHT, encoded by the coding sequence ATGGGACACAAAGCATTTCCATCGCTTGGCCTGGCTACCTTTTTGGGAGTGTTTCTTGTGGCGCTACAAACCGTCTGTGGAGATGTGTCTTATTCTTTTGCGGAGGAGATGAAACGCGGCTCAGTTGTTGGAAATATTGCGAAAGATTTAGGACTTGAGGCGGGCAAACTGACTGCTCGAAAGGCTCGTATTGACGCAGACGGGAACAGCAAACGCTATTGTGACATCAATCTGAGCACTGGAGATATCTTTGTTGTCGATAGGATTGACAGAGAGGGGCTTTGTGGCAAAAAGGCGTCTTGCGTTTTAAAACAGGAGCTTGTTTTAGAAAACCCGTTAGAGCTGCACCGCATTAGCGTTCACGTTCAAGATATCAACGATAATTCGCCACAGTTTAAAAAGAATACAATAAAATTTGAAATTAGGGAGTCTGCTTCGAAAGGAAGTCGCTACCGTCTGGATGAGGCCCACGACGCAGACATTGGACAAAACGCTATCCAAGGCTATAGTATCGAGGCAAATGAGAActtcaaattaaatgttatttcaaaAAGCGGAGGGGGAAAATACAGTGAATTAGTTTTAGAGAAGGAGCTGGATAgagagcaacagcaacagctaaCGATTGTGCTTGTGGCAACAGACGGAGGCTCTCCTCAGAGATCAGGTACTGTAGTCATACACGTCACTGTACTGGATGCTAATGATAACACCCCAGTGTTCAGCCAGGCCGTTTATAAAGCCAGTCTGCCTGAAAACTCTCCTTTAGACACTGTTGTGGTCACAGTGAGCGCTACTGATGCAGATGAGGGAGTCAATGGAGATGTGACGTATGAATTTGatcacatttcagatgaaagTAATAACGTGTTTACTGTTGATCACACAACTGGTGAGGTGAAAGTAAGTGGATCAATAGATTATGAGGAGTTGTCTGCATATGAAATGCAAATTACAGCCAAGGATGGTCCTGGATTAGTGTCATCCTGTACATTAATAATTGATATCACAGATGTCAACGACAATGCTCCTCTCACCTTTATTAAGTCACTCACGAATCCAATACCAGAAAACACCCCACCTGGTACAGAGGTGGGCATCATTAACGTGCAGGACAGAGACTCTGAGAGTAACAGACAGGTCCGCTGCTCCATTCAGCAAAACGTCCCTTTTAAGTTGGTTCCttccattaaaaactattattctCTGGTGACCACAGGACAACTGGACCGTGAACTAGTGTCTGATTACAACATTACAATCAGTGCCACTGACGAGggctctccacctctgtcctcctctaaaAGTGTCCAGTTATCTGTAGCAGACATCAACGACAACCCGCCTGTGTTTGAGGAACAGTCGTACAGCGCATAtgtgagtgaaaacaacaaagctggcTCCACTTTATGTTCCGTTGCTGCTCGAGACCCCGACTGGAGACAAAACGGCACAGTGATTTATTCTCTGTTAGCCGGTGAGGTGCAGGGCGCCCCGGTGTCCTCCTATGTGTCTGTTAACGGAGACACGGGGGTGATCCACGCTGTGAGGTCGTTTGATTACGAACAGTTGAGGAGTTTTAAAGTCCAGGTGATGGCCAGAGACAACGGTTCTCCTCCGCTGAGCAGCAACGTGACCGTCAGCGTCTTTATATCGGACGTGAATGACAACTCTCCTCAGATCCTGTACCCCACCCCGGAGGGCAACTCCTTCATGACCGAGCTGGTCCCCAAAGCTGCACACGGAGGCTCTCTGGTGTCCAAAGTGATCGCGGTGGACGCGGACTCCGGACAGAACGCCTGGCTGTCCTATCATATAGTGAAATCCACTGATCCGGGACTTTTCACCATTGGTGTCCACAGCGGAGAGATCAGGACACAGCGGGACATTTCTGAGTCTGACAGCATGAAACAGAACCTGATTGTGGCAGTGAAAGATAACGgacagccctctctgtctgccacctgCTCCATGTATCTCCTTATTTCTGATAACTTGGCTGAGGTGCCGGAGCTGAAGGACATTTCTTATGATGAGAAGAACTCCAAGCTGACCTCATACCTGATTATCGCTCTGGTGTCCGTGTCCACGTTTtttctgaccttcatcatcatcatcctgggtGTGAGGTTTTGTCGCAGGAGAAAGCCCAGACTGTTGTTTGATGGAGCAGTAGCCATCCCCAGCGCTTATCTCCCTCCTAATTACGCAGATGTTGACGGCACAGGAACTTTACGCAGCGCTTACAATTATGACGCCTACCTGACAACAGGGTCAAGAACCAGTGACTTTAAGTTCGTGTCATCTTACAATGACAACACGCTGCCTGCTGACCAGACTCTGAGGAAAAGTCCTACTGACTTTCTCGAGGCTTTTGACGATCCTGACAATTCTTCTCAGGTAAGAATTCCAGAGTCAGGGGTTCAATATCCCACATACTTTGGAGTTCAGAGGGAACACACTTAA
- the LOC139207658 gene encoding uncharacterized protein: MEHKGFSKLGLVTRFVICLLLLQSVCAEVSYSIPEEMKPGTIIGNIAKDLGLDKSTLSTRKARIDSEGNNERFCVISLKSGDLNVAERLDRESLCGMKPSCILVLELVLENPLELHRINLHVQDINDNSPQFKRDLIRMEIRESAEKGTRFLIEEAHDADIGQNSVQRYSLQKNGHFILMTDANKVELVLENKLDRETQQEIDLSLTAVDGGSPQRSGTVLIHVTVLDANDNAPVFSQAVYKASLPENSPLDTVVVTVSATDADEGVNGDVTYDFGHVSETDEKLFSIDSKTGEIKVIGGTDFEKKNSFELRVMAKDGLGLSSYAKVYIDLTDVNDNAPVIYLKSVTNPIPENVSPGTEVGIINVQDRDSESNRQVRCSIQQNVPFKLVPSIKNYYSVVTTGQLDRELVSDYNITISATDEGSPPLSSSKSVQLSVADINDNPPVFEEQSYSAYVSENNKAGSTLCSVAARDPDWRQNGTVIYSLLAGEVQGAPVSSYVSVNGDTGVIHAVRSFDYEQLRSFKVQVMARDNGSPPLSSNVTVSVFISDVNDNSPQILYPTPEGNSFMTELVPKAAHGGSLVSKVIAVDADSGQNAWLSYHIVKSTDPGLFTIGVHSGEIRTQRDISESDSMKQNLIVAVKDNGQPSLSATCSMYLLISDNLAEVPELKDISYDEKNSKLTSYLIIALVSVSTFFLTFIIIILGVRFCRRRKPRLLFDGAVAIPSAYLPPNYADVDGTGTLRSAYNYDAYLTTGSRTSDFKFVSSYNDNTLPADQTLRKSPTDFAEVFGDCDASPEISVMTAVIGLALQRSTVALLLLSLHLANGDISYSFPEETKRGSVIGNIAKDLGLETSRLSARKARIDTDGSDKRYCDINLRTGDLTVAERIDREGLCGDKASCVLKQELMLENPLELHRISLHVQDINDNSPQFDKESIHIDISESAAKGARFPIEEAHDADIGKYSVQIYNLQRNDNFILGVGTNSVELVLNKELDREKLKEINLLLTALDGGSPERSGTVVIHITVLDANDNVPVFSQAVYEASLPENSPLGTVVLTVSATDADEGLNGDVTYEFGHISEDIKSMFTIDPKNGNIKLTTMVDFETASSFELRVTAKDGLGLTSYAKVIIDITDINDNAPVIYLKSVTNPIPENVSPGTEVGIINVQDRDSESNRQVRCSIQQNVPFKLVPSIKNYYSLVTTGQLDRELVSDYNITISATDEGSPPLSSSKSVQLSVADINDNPPVFEEQSYSAYVSENNKAGSTLCSVAARDPDWRQNGTVIYSLLAGEVQGAPVSSYVSVNGDTGVIHAVRSFDYEQLRSFKVQVMARDNGSPPLSSNVTVSVFLSDVNDNSPQILYPTPEGNSFMTELVPKAAHGGSLVSKVIAVDADSGQNAWLSYHIVKSTDPGLFTIGVHSGEIRTQRDISESDSMKQNLIVAVKDNGQPSLSATCSMYLLISDNLAEVPELKDISYDEKNSKLTSYLIIALVSVSTFFLTFIIIILGVRFCRRRKPRLLFDGAVAIPSAYLPPNYADVDGTGTLRSAYNYDAYLTTGSRTSDFKFVSSYNDNTLPADQTLRKSPTDFAEVFGDCDASPEN; this comes from the exons ATGGAACACAAAGGATTTTCAAAGCTTGGCCTGGTCACCCGCTTTGTCATCTGTCTACTTCTACTGCAATCCGTATGTGCAGAGGTGAGCTATTCTATCCCAGAGGAGATGAAACCAGGAACTATCATTGGAAATATAGCCAAAGATCTTGGTCTGGATAAAAGCACCCTGTCAACCCGCAAGGCCCGCATTGATTCCGAAGGGAATAACGAACGGTTTTGTGTTATCAGTTTGAAATCCGGGGATCTGAATGTTGCTGAGCGGCTCGATAGAGAGAGTCTTTGTGGCATGAAACCGTCTTGCATTTTAGTCCTGGAACTTGTTCTGGAGAATCCGTTAGAATTGCATCGTATTAATCTACACGTCCAAGATATAAATGACAACTCGCCGCAATTCAAAAGAGATTTAATTAGGATGGAAATTAGGGAGTCCGCAGAGAAGGGTACTCGTTTTCTAATAGAGGAAGCCCATGATGCGGATATTGGTCAAAATTCTGTTCAGAGGTACAGTCTACAGAAGAATGGACATTTTATTCTAATGACTGATGCAAATAAAGTCGAACTTGTTCTAGAGAATAAACTTGATAGAGAGACACAACAAGAGATTGATTTGTCTTTAACAGCTGTTGATGGCGGTTCTCCACAGAGATCAGGTACTGTATTGATACATGTTACTGTACTGGATGCTAATGATAACGCCCCAGTGTTCAGCCAGGCCGTTTATAAAGCCAGTCTGCCTGAAAACTCTCCCTTAGACACTGTTGTGgttacagtaagtgctactgaTGCAGATGAAGGGGTGAATGGTGATGTAACGTATGACTTTGGTCATGTTTCAGAGACGGATGAAAAACTGTTTTCTATTGACAGTAAAACTGGAGAAATAAAAGTTATTGGTGGCACGGACTTTGAGAAGAAAAATTCATTTGAACTGCGAGTCATGGCAAAAGATGGACTGGGATTAAGTTCTTATGCTAAGGTTTACATAGACCTAACTGATGTAAATGACAACGCCCCAGTGATATATCTGAAGTCTGTGACTAACCCCATACCTGAGAACGTGTCACCTGGTACAGAGGTGGGCATCATTAACGTGCAGGACAGAGACTCTGAGAGTAACAGACAGGTCCGCTGCTCCATTCAGCAAAACGTCCCTTTTAAGTTGGTTCCttccattaaaaactattattctGTGGTGACCACAGGACAACTGGACCGTGAACTAGTGTCTGATTACAACATTACAATCAGCGCCACTGACGAGggctctccacctctgtcctcctctaaaAGTGTCCAGTTATCTGTAGCAGACATCAACGACAACCCGCCTGTGTTTGAGGAACAGTCGTACAGCGCATAtgtgagtgaaaacaacaaagctggcTCCACTTTATGTTCCGTTGCTGCTCGAGACCCCGACTGGAGACAAAACGGCACAGTGATTTATTCTCTGTTAGCCGGTGAGGTGCAGGGCGCCCCGGTGTCCTCCTATGTGTCTGTTAACGGAGACACGGGGGTGATCCACGCTGTGAGGTCGTTTGATTACGAACAGTTGAGGAGTTTTAAAGTCCAGGTGATGGCCAGAGACAACGGTTCTCCTCCGCTGAGCAGCAACGTGACCGTCAGCGTCTTCATATCGGACGTGAATGACAACTCTCCTCAGATCCTGTACCCCACCCCGGAGGGCAACTCCTTCATGACCGAGCTGGTCCCCAAAGCTGCACACGGAGGCTCTCTGGTGTCCAAAGTGATCGCGGTGGACGCGGACTCCGGACAGAACGCCTGGCTGTCCTATCATATAGTGAAATCCACTGATCCGGGACTTTTCACCATTGGTGTCCACAGCGGAGAGATCAGGACACAGCGGGACATTTCTGAGTCTGACAGCATGAAACAGAACCTGATTGTGGCAGTGAAAGATAACGgacagccctctctgtctgccacctgCTCCATGTATCTCCTTATTTCTGATAACTTGGCTGAGGTGCCGGAGCTGAAGGACATTTCTTATGATGAGAAGAACTCCAAGCTGACCTCATACCTGATTATCGCTCTGGTGTCCGTGTCCACGTTTtttctgaccttcatcatcatcatcctgggtGTGAGGTTTTGTCGCAGGAGAAAGCCCAGACTGTTGTTTGATGGAGCAGTAGCCATCCCCAGCGCTTATCTCCCTCCTAATTACGCAGATGTTGACGGCACAGGAACTTTACGCAGCGCTTACAATTATGACGCCTACCTGACAACAGGGTCAAGAACCAGTGACTTTAAGTTCGTGTCATCTTACAATGACAACACGCTGCCTGCTGACCAGACTCTGAGGAAAAGTCCTACTGACTTTGCTGAGGTGTTTGGAGATTGTGATGCTTCTCCTGAG ATCAGCGTCATGACGGCTGTTATTGGACTCGCATTACAAAGAAGCACCGTTGCTTTACTGCTCCTTTCTTTACATTTGGCTAATGGAGATATTAGCTACTCTTTTCCGGAGGAGACAAAACGCGGATCGGTGATAGGAAATATCGCCAAAGACTTGGGTCTTGAAACAAGCAGACTATCCGCTCGAAAGGCACGTATTGATACGGATGGAAGTGACAAACGTTATTGTGACATAAACCTCCGTACCGGGGATCTGACTGTTGCCGAGAGGATTGATAGAGAGGGCCTTTGTGGAGACAAAGCATCCTGCGTTTTAAAACAAGAACTGATGTTAGAGAATCCATTGGAATTGCATCGAATCAGTCTACATGTCCAGGATATAAACGATAACTCTCCCCAATTTGATAAAGAATCAATCCACATAGATATAAGTGAATCCGCGGCAAAGGGTGCTCGTTTTCCAATAGAAGAAGCACACGATGCAGATATAGGCAAATATTCCGTTCAGATTTACAACCTCCAAAGGAATGATAATTTTATTCTGGGCGTTGGAACCAATTCTGTGGAACTTGTCCTTAACAAAGAGCTTGACCGtgaaaaattaaaggaaattaATCTACTTCTTACAGCTCTGGATGGTGGTTCTCCTGAAAGGTCAGGTACCGTAGTCATTCACATCACTGTACTGGATGCTAATGACAATGTCCCAGTTTTCAGCCAGGCCGTTTATGAGGCTAGTCTACCTGAAAACTCTCCACTGGGCACTGTCGTGCTGACCGTGAGCGCTACTGATGCAGATGAGGGCCTAAATGGAGACGTTACATATGaatttggacacatttcagAAGATATTAAGTCAATGTTTACCATAGATCCTAAGAATGGTAACATAAAATTGACCACCATGGTTGATTTTGAAACAGCATCATCATTTGAACTGCGTGTAACAGCAAAAGATGGTTTGGGATTAACCTCTTATGCAAAAGTCATCATAGACATTACTGATATAAATGACAACGCCCCAGTGATATATCTGAAGTCTGTGACTAACCCCATACCTGAGAACGTGTCACCTGGTACAGAGGTGGGCATCATTAACGTGCAGGACAGAGACTCTGAGAGTAACAGACAGGTCCGCTGCTCCATTCAGCAAAACGTCCCTTTTAAGTTGGTTCCttccattaaaaactattattctCTGGTGACCACAGGACAACTGGACCGTGAACTAGTGTCTGATTACAACATTACGATCAGCGCCACTGACGAGggctctccacctctgtcctcctctaaaAGTGTCCAGTTATCTGTAGCAGACATCAACGACAACCCGCCTGTGTTTGAGGAACAGTCGTACAGCGCATAtgtgagtgaaaacaacaaagctggcTCCACTTTATGTTCCGTTGCTGCTCGAGACCCCGACTGGAGACAAAACGGCACAGTGATTTATTCTCTGTTAGCCGGTGAGGTGCAGGGCGCCCCGGTGTCCTCCTATGTGTCTGTTAACGGAGACACGGGGGTGATCCACGCTGTGAGGTCGTTTGATTACGAACAGTTGAGGAGTTTTAAAGTTCAGGTGATGGCCAGAGACAACGGTTCTCCTCCGCTGAGCAGCAACGTGACCGTCAGCGTCTTCCTATCGGACGTGAATGACAACTCTCCTCAGATCCTGTACCCCACCCCGGAGGGCAACTCCTTCATGACCGAGCTGGTCCCCAAAGCTGCACACGGAGGCTCTCTGGTGTCCAAGGTGATCGCGGTGGACGCGGACTCCGGACAGAACGCCTGGCTGTCCTATCATATAGTGAAATCCACTGATCCGGGACTTTTCACCATTGGTGTCCACAGCGGAGAGATCAGGACACAGCGGGACATTTCTGAGTCTGACAGCATGAAACAGAACCTGATTGTGGCAGTGAAAGATAACGgacagccctctctgtctgccacctgCTCCATGTATCTCCTTATTTCTGATAACTTGGCTGAGGTGCCGGAGCTGAAGGACATTTCTTATGATGAGAAGAACTCCAAGCTGACCTCATACCTGATTATCGCTCTGGTGTCCGTGTCCACGTTTtttctgaccttcatcatcatcatcctgggtGTGAGGTTTTGTCGCAGGAGAAAGCCCAGACTGTTGTTTGATGGAGCAGTAGCCATCCCCAGCGCTTATCTCCCTCCTAATTACGCAGATGTTGACGGCACAGGAACTTTACGCAGCGCTTACAATTATGACGCCTACCTGACAACAGGGTCAAGAACCAGTGACTTTAAGTTCGTGTCATCTTACAATGACAACACGCTGCCTGCTGACCAGACTCTGAGGAAAAGTCCCACTGACTTTGCTGAGGTGTTTGGAGATTGTGATGCTTCTCCTGAG